GCGCAATTGGGGATGTGACACCTCAGGAATTCATTCGTCACCATCAAGCCGGGGCTCATCGGGCACAGGACTCAACGACCTTGACCGTGGTGTAACAAACGGGGGAAGGTCATGGTCACAAGCAGTTGCGTATGATTTGCCCGGTCGGAGGGTTGCGTTCAGAATCTATCCAATCCGCGTCTTGCGAGTCGCGACTGCCGGGTTCTCGAGCAAACCAGAGCAGGCGACTCTGCCATCATCTGCAGCGCACCACTTTCTTAATTAATAGCCATTATAGACAATTTAGCTGGTTTGGGTATATCCTCACCGCACAGGGAGGAGAGCGATGTCCAAGCTGACCTATCGGAACAGTCAGGGCCAACTGGTGGATATGTCCACCGTGGCGGCGACGAAAGTGAAGAACGAATTCGGGTCGGTCCTGGAGCAGGCGATGCATGGCGGCGCAGTAGCCATTACGCGTCACGATCTCCCGAAGGCCGTGCTCCTGTCCTATGAAGAATTTGTTGCGCTGGTGAAGGACCGCGCGCCTCAGCTTAATGACCTCACCAACGAGTTCGATGCCTTGCTGGCCGATATGCAGACGGCGAAAGCCAGGCAGGGCATGGCTGATGCGTTCGAAGCCTCGGCGTCACGATTGGGCCGCGCCGCCGTTTCGGCCGCGAGTAAGGCACGTGCCTCGTCAGCCAAGTCGTCTCGCCGGATGTCCCGCACCAGCCGCGCCACATGAGCGGTATCAGAACGCCACG
Above is a genomic segment from Nitrospira defluvii containing:
- a CDS encoding type II toxin-antitoxin system prevent-host-death family antitoxin, yielding MSKLTYRNSQGQLVDMSTVAATKVKNEFGSVLEQAMHGGAVAITRHDLPKAVLLSYEEFVALVKDRAPQLNDLTNEFDALLADMQTAKARQGMADAFEASASRLGRAAVSAASKARASSAKSSRRMSRTSRAT